The DNA sequence CGCAGGGGTCGGCGGGGTTCACCCGGCTCGACCCGGCCGTGATCGCGGCGGCGGACGGCGTGATCCTCGCCCATGACGTCGAGGTCCGCGACCGGGACCGCTTCGCGGGCAAGCCGGTCGTGGACGTCGGCGTCAAGGCGGGCGTGAACCGCGCCGCCGAACTCGTGGCGGAGGTACGGGAGAAGGCCGCCCGCGGGGACGTCCGCGCACCCCGGCCCGCCGTGCCCATGGACACCGGCGCCGAGGGCGGCGACGGCTTCGGGACGCGGCTCCGCACGTGGCTGATGACGGGCGTGAGTTACATGGTGCCCTTCGTCGCGGCGGGCGGCCTGCTGATCGCCTTGGGTTTCGCCATCGGCGGCTACGAGGTGAACAAGGCCCCGTCGGTGGCCGAGCACTTCGTCTGGACCGAGTCCGCGAGCTGGGCCGCGCTCCTCTTCCAGACCGGAGGCGTCGCGTTCGGCTTCCTGGTGGCGGTCCTGGCCGGCTTCATCGCGTACGGGGTGGCCGACCGCCCGGGGCTCGTCCCCGGTTTCGTCGGCGGAGCCATCGCGGTGACGGTCAGCGCCGGCTTCCTGGGCGGACTGATCGCCGGTCTCCTCGCTGGCGGGGTGGTGATGGCCGTCCAGCGGGCGCGGGTGCCGGCCGTGCTGCGCGGGATCATGCCGGTGGTCGTCATCCCGCTGGTGTCCTCGGCGGTCGTAGGCTTCCTGATGTTCCTGGTGGTGGGCAAGCCGCTCGCCGCGCTCCAGTCCGCGCTGACGGACTGGCTGAGCGGGCTGAACGGCACCAACGCCGTGCTCCTCGGCGCGCTGCTCGGCCTGATGATGTGCTTCGACCTCGGCGGCCCGCTCAACAAGGTGGCCTATGCCTTTGCCGTCGGCGGCCTCGCCGACCCCAACGACGGCAGCCTCAAGGTGATGGCCGCCGTCATGGCCGCCGGCATGGTGCCCCCGCTCGCCCTGGCCCTCGCGACGACCGTGCGCGGCCGGCTCTTCACCCCGGCCGAACGGGAGAACGGCAAGGCCGCCTGGGTGCTCGGCGCCTCCTTCATCACCGAGGGCGCCATCCCGTTCGCGGCGGCGGACCCGCTGCGTGTCATCCCATCGGCGATGGCCGGTGGCGCCGTCACCGGTGCCCTCTCCATGGCCTTCGACTGCACCCTCCGCGCGCCCCACGGCGGTGCCTTCGTCGTCCCGCTGATCGGCGCCCCCTTCCTCTACCTCCTCGCCATCGCCGCCGGCACGGCGCTGAGCGCCGGCCTGGTCGTCCTGCTGAAGAGCACGACGGCCCGCGACGTCGCGCACTAGCCCCCGTACAGCTCCCGGTACGAGGGGAACACCCCGCCCGGGCCGTCCACGCTCTCGGCCGCGAGGGCGGCCTTGGCCACGGCCCGGGTCAGGGCATCCGCGCCGGCGGCGAGGATCTCGTTGAACGCCATAAGGGCGGTGAGGGCGGAGACATCGGCGGAGGCCGTGTCGTGGGCGGCGGGCAGGGGGCGGGCGCCCGTCGCCAAGGTGAAGACCGTGTCGCCGTCGGTGAGGAGGTGGACCGGGCGGACCGCGCGGGCCAGCCCGTCGTGGGCCGTACCGGCGAGCTTCTGCGCCTGGGCGCGGGTGAGGGCGGCGTCGGTGGCGACGACGGCGAGCGTCGTGTTCAGCGGCTGCCGGACCGAGCCCGCCGTCCGCCGGGCCGTCTCCTCCCGGGCGGCGGCCAGGGCACGCTGGGCCGCCGCGTGGCGCGCGGGATCGGGGTAGCCGACCCGCTCGCCGGCGTACAGCCGCCCGTACAGCACCCCCGTCGCCGGATCGGCCGCCGAGCCCGCCGCGTTGACGGCCGCGAGCGCCGCGACGGTGACGCCCGAGGGGAGGACGACGCTCGCCGTGCCGATGCCTCCCTTCATGCCCCCGACGACGGCGCCCCTGCCCGCCCCCACGTTGCCCTGCACCACCGGCGTACCGGGGACCGTCCCCGCCGCCGCCTCGATCGCCGCCCGGCCGAGGGCCGCGTCGGGGCGGGCCCGCCAGGCGCCGCCGCGGCCGAGGTCGAAGAGGGCGGCGGCGGGGACGACGGGCACGACCTGGGCCGGGTCGGGGCCGACGGGTACGCCCCGGCCCGCCTCCTCCAGCCAGGCCACCGCGCCGGACGCGGCGTCCAGCCCGAAGGCGCTGCCGCCGGTGAGGACGACGGCGTCCACCCGCTGGACGAGGTTCCGGGGATCGAGCGCGTCCGTCTCCCGGGTGCCGGGGCCGCCGCCGCGGACGTCGACGGCCGCGACCGCGCCGCCCGGCTCGGTGAGCACCACCGTCGTTCCGGTGAGGGCACCCGGGCCGGCCAGTTCGGCGTGCCCGACCCGGAGCCCGGGTACGTCGGTGAGCGCGTCCAGCGGTCCGGTCCGTACGGCGGCGTTCCGTGTGCTGTCGGTGTCGGTCATGGGCCTTGCGTACCACGGCCGCCCCGGACGGGACCCGCCTTTCGCCGGCCTCTTCCCCGTCGTCTCATCCTGCTGCGCGGCTCGCCTCCCCGTCCCCGCCCCCTCGCCCATGCTCCTCCTCCAGCGCGGTCCCGCCCCGCGCCGTCAGGGTGACGCCCACGGTGACGGTGGCGGTGGCCACCGCCCCGGCCAGCAGGACGGCCCAGCGTCCCGCGAAGGTGCAGGCCAGGACCAGCAGCGCCGAGACGGGGAGCACCGCCTGCTGTATCAGGCCGCGTTTCTGGTGCCGGGAGTGGATCAGCCACACCGTGAACATGAAGAGCGCCACGGCGAGGGTGACCGTCCCGGAGGCCGCGAACGTGGAGACGTGGGCCTTGCCGGTGGCCTCCTCGATCGCCACCTCGATGCCGGCGCCGATCGCCGCGACCGAGCCGAAGACGAGGTAGTGCCCGTAACCCCAGAGGAACGCCTGGCGGTTGGAGATCAGGTGCAGGTGGATGGGGACGGCGAAGTAGATCCAGTAGGCGGCGAAGATGATCAAGAGTCCGCCCGCGGCGATGGGCAACAGGGTGCCCAGCGCCTGGTGTTCGTCGACGGCGGACTGGACGGCCACGGTGGCGGCCGACACGGTCTCACCGAGCACGATGATGGTGAACAGCCCGTAGCGTTCCGCGATGTGGTGCGGGTGCCAGCCGGTCTGGTGGTCGTGCTCGGCCCAGACCGGGACGGCCATCTCGCATATCGCCATGCCCAGGAACAGCCAGGGCTTCGCGCCGTCGGGCAGGAACAGCAGCCCCAGCCAGCCGACTTGGCAGGCGGACACCCCCGCCGCGTAGCGCAGGGCGGTCCGGCGCTCGCGGCCGGCCGTGGAGAGGCCGGCGCGCAGCCACTGCGCCACCATGGCCAGCCGCATCACCAGGTAGCCGGACCAGATCACCCGGAAGTCGCCGGAGTCGAAGGCGCGCGGGATCCCCGCCGCGAACACCAGCACGCCCGCGATCTGGACCAGCGTCATGCCGCGGAACAGCACGTCGTCCGTGTCGTAGGCGGAGGCGAACCAGGTGAAGTTCATCCAGGCCCACCAGATGGCGAAGAACATCATCAGGTAGCCCTGGACGCCGTGGCCCACGTGCGCCTCGGCCAGCGCGTGCACCAGCTGCCCGCCCGCCTGGGCCACCGCGACCACGAAGCAGAGGTCGAAGAACAGCTCCAGCGGGGTGGCGACGCGGTGCTCCTCGTCCCGGCCCCGGGTGGTCATCCGGCGCAGTACGCCCGAGCCCGCCGCGAGCCGCCGACGCGGCCTATCGCTCATGCGGCGATTGTCACCGCTCGCGACGGGGGCCGCGACCGGGGCCGCCCGTACCCTGGTGTCATGAGCAGCACCGCCCCCGAACCCAAGCCCGCGTCCCTGATCTTCGACGATCCGCTGGACCGGCAGTCGACGGACGACACCGACCGCGGCTGGGGCGAGCGCCCCACGAGCGGGGACTCCGCCGCCGACCTCGCCCGTTTCCTGGACGAGAAGCCGCCGCACCACATCTGACCGCGGCGGCCGCGCCGTGGGGGAGGCCCGGTGTCCTGCCGCTGACCGGTGTCCTACCGCTGCGCCGGTACGGAGTCCGAGCCGGGGCCGCGCCGCTGCTCGACGAGGGTGTCCCGGATCTGCGCGAGCAGCTCGATCT is a window from the Streptomyces mobaraensis genome containing:
- a CDS encoding PTS fructose transporter subunit IIABC; amino-acid sequence: MSNATSDATSDATSDATSDATSELITAGLVDLDLAAGTKEAAARSLAVRMRDLGRVTDLEGFLADVAAREAQMPTGLDGGIGIPHCRSAHVTAPTLAFGRSATRVDFGAPDGPADLIFLIAAPAGADSDHLTILSGLARRLMNEEFTGALRTVEDAGEAAALIRGDEPAPAAEPEPEAEPESAPEPEPKPEAEPEPEPAPEPEPKPEPAPERPFRIIAVTSCPTGIAHTYMAAEALERAARDAGVEISVETQGSAGFTRLDPAVIAAADGVILAHDVEVRDRDRFAGKPVVDVGVKAGVNRAAELVAEVREKAARGDVRAPRPAVPMDTGAEGGDGFGTRLRTWLMTGVSYMVPFVAAGGLLIALGFAIGGYEVNKAPSVAEHFVWTESASWAALLFQTGGVAFGFLVAVLAGFIAYGVADRPGLVPGFVGGAIAVTVSAGFLGGLIAGLLAGGVVMAVQRARVPAVLRGIMPVVVIPLVSSAVVGFLMFLVVGKPLAALQSALTDWLSGLNGTNAVLLGALLGLMMCFDLGGPLNKVAYAFAVGGLADPNDGSLKVMAAVMAAGMVPPLALALATTVRGRLFTPAERENGKAAWVLGASFITEGAIPFAAADPLRVIPSAMAGGAVTGALSMAFDCTLRAPHGGAFVVPLIGAPFLYLLAIAAGTALSAGLVVLLKSTTARDVAH
- a CDS encoding low temperature requirement protein A, which translates into the protein MSDRPRRRLAAGSGVLRRMTTRGRDEEHRVATPLELFFDLCFVVAVAQAGGQLVHALAEAHVGHGVQGYLMMFFAIWWAWMNFTWFASAYDTDDVLFRGMTLVQIAGVLVFAAGIPRAFDSGDFRVIWSGYLVMRLAMVAQWLRAGLSTAGRERRTALRYAAGVSACQVGWLGLLFLPDGAKPWLFLGMAICEMAVPVWAEHDHQTGWHPHHIAERYGLFTIIVLGETVSAATVAVQSAVDEHQALGTLLPIAAGGLLIIFAAYWIYFAVPIHLHLISNRQAFLWGYGHYLVFGSVAAIGAGIEVAIEEATGKAHVSTFAASGTVTLAVALFMFTVWLIHSRHQKRGLIQQAVLPVSALLVLACTFAGRWAVLLAGAVATATVTVGVTLTARGGTALEEEHGRGGGDGEASRAAG
- a CDS encoding P1 family peptidase encodes the protein MTDTDSTRNAAVRTGPLDALTDVPGLRVGHAELAGPGALTGTTVVLTEPGGAVAAVDVRGGGPGTRETDALDPRNLVQRVDAVVLTGGSAFGLDAASGAVAWLEEAGRGVPVGPDPAQVVPVVPAAALFDLGRGGAWRARPDAALGRAAIEAAAGTVPGTPVVQGNVGAGRGAVVGGMKGGIGTASVVLPSGVTVAALAAVNAAGSAADPATGVLYGRLYAGERVGYPDPARHAAAQRALAAAREETARRTAGSVRQPLNTTLAVVATDAALTRAQAQKLAGTAHDGLARAVRPVHLLTDGDTVFTLATGARPLPAAHDTASADVSALTALMAFNEILAAGADALTRAVAKAALAAESVDGPGGVFPSYRELYGG